From the Maniola jurtina chromosome Z, ilManJurt1.1, whole genome shotgun sequence genome, one window contains:
- the LOC123880643 gene encoding ankyrin repeat domain-containing protein 11 isoform X2 yields MPSTSRSRGSGRGPDGAPKSQVIAPMSERQQLALVMQISSQDAPPAAPTPAEERKRTRQQRNERGETPLHVAAIRGDHEQVKKYLDQGEDPDVPDFAGWTALHEACIYGWLQVVAVLVAGHANVNAKGLDDNTPLHDATTSGNLKLVKFLIEHGGDPFAKNKNGKTPADYAVPHIFEYLQSLKDNARAPHTGRTRDDSAKKGCNANSNSDFNKRSNMESLAQGEHFEGKEATSQEKGNVENKDDGTQLSSGVVSSTQDEVVSSSNKRPYVEDSQEAEPAEDELTKRKKRKDNEEREPMAKPAPVARGGTGRILTGSKPPGPASKTGAAPLKSGVNQSAGKVSGASSSGKGVQSQGKGGGAGGKAAQSHQGKSGAAKGASSSQASKQDRKSPVASPKPHQGKDNNDDEEQKAESTAPKVPPLKIVIPGGASGSGSRNEQEGEGGTGQRGSGKGRGSASTLPYVIPCTSTDTGQTSDSSDGNCDDKRTGESTKAGQRVLRSHRTNDGDKDKGRTSPTGSEARSGSGSNQALNSNKSPPRSGQDGDHAPSTSSGSGGRNETGPSVELHPRKRKIKASKDSHSREPKVEAPDSTTVTHNITHSNPYQMYIHIRKQIERRQKSLFPVKPKPPKDFNKYLMNRCTYTLQNNVNPEPQVDIPHNMPSQMVNEFMTHEKERMRLRIQHLVEKEKLVLAVEQEILRVHGRAERAVANQSLPFSVCTILRDKEVYNVQAPDQEEKRNAQRSRCNGRQINSWLQEVDDKWEKIKEGMLRRQHTEAETLHAVQLMGWEWKLKELGLCDYKTSPKIDPTHVPQIHVSNFDLPA; encoded by the exons ATGCCGTCGACGTCGCGATCGCGGGGCTCCGGGCGCGGGCCGGACGGCGCGCCGAAGTCCCAAGTCATAGCGCCCATGTCGGAGCGGCAGCAGTTGGCTCTGGTGATGCAAATCTCATCCCAGGATGCCCCTCCAG CCGCTCCGACCCCAGCAGAAGAACGAAAACGTACCAGACAGCAGCGAAATGAACGCGGGGAAACACCTCTACACGTTGCAGCAATCAGAGGTGATCATGAACAAGTCAAGAAATACCTCGACCAAGGGGAAGATCCAGATGTTCCAGACTTTGCTG GTTGGACAGCTCTCCATGAAGCGTGTATTTATGGTTGGTTGCAAGTAGTTGCAGTCCTCGTTGCGGGTCATGCCAATGTTAATGCAAAAGGCTTAGATGACAACACACCACTACATGATGCAACAACTTCTGGCAACCTTAAACTGGTGAAATTTCTAATAGAACACGGTGGTGACCCGTTCGCTAAGAATAAAAATGGAAAGACACCTGCAGATTATGCTGTACCACACATTTTTGAATATCTGCAATCATTAAAAG ATAACGCGAGAGCCCCCCACACTGGTCGCACAAGGGATGACAGTGCCAAGAAAGGTTGCAATGCAAATTCAAACAGTGACTTTAATAAACGAAGCAACATGGAGAGCCTAGCGCAGGGCGAGCATTTTGAGGGCAAGGAAGCCACCTCGCAAGAAAAAGgcaatgttgaaaataaagatg ATGGAACACAGTTAAGTAGTGGGGTGGTATCATCAACTCAAGATGAGGTAGTTTCAAGTAGTAATAAACGGCCATATGTAGAAGATAGTCAAGAAGCTGAGCCGGCAGAGGATGAATTGACGAAACGGAAGAAAAGAAAAGACAATGAGGAAAGAGAACCGATGGCCAAGCCAGCACCTGTGGCCAGGGGTGGCACTGGACG AATCCTAACTGGTAGCAAACCTCCGGGACCGGCGAGCAAAACGGGTGCTGCTCCTCTGAAAAGTGGGGTGAATCAAAGCGCTGGCAAGGTGTCTGGTGCTTCATCGTCGGGGAAGGGAGTACAGTCCCAGGGGAAAGGAGGCGGGGCTGGTGGAAAGGCTGCACAGAGTCATCAG GGTAAATCGGGCGCAGCGAAGGGTGCATCGAGCTCGCAAGCAAGTAAGCAAGATAGGAAGAGTCCTGTGGCGAGTCCGAAGCCGCATCAGGGGAAGGATAACAACGACGATGAAGAGCAGAAGGCCGAATCTACTGCGCCGAAAGTACCGCCGCTGAAAATTGTCATACCAGGTGGAGCTAGTGGCTCAGGCAGTAGGAATGAACAAGAGGGAGAAG GCGGAACGGGGCAAAGAGGAAGCGGCAAGGGTCGTGGCAGCGCGTCGACTTTACCCTATGTGATACCGTGCACCAGCACCGACACCGGCCAAACATCCGACAGCTCTGATGGCAATTGCGATGACAAGAGGACCGGCGAGAGTACTAAG GCAGGACAAAGAGTACTGCGCTCCCACAGAACGAATGACGGTGATAAAGATAAGGGGCGGACCTCTCCAACGGGGTCGGAGGCTCGCTCGGGCTCAGGATCGAATCAGGCTTTGAATTCCAACAAAAGTCCACCGCGCTCT GGCCAAGACGGGGATCATGCGCCCTCCACGTCGTCCGGCTCGGGTGGAAGAAACGAAACAG GTCCATCTGTCGAATTGCACCCTCGGAAGCGTAAGATCAAAGCGTCGAAGGACAGCCATTCGCGCGAGCCGAAGGTCGAGGCACCGGACAGCACCACGGTGACGCACAACATCACGCATTCAAACCCCTACCAGATGTACATACACATCCGGAAACAG ATTGAGCGTCGTCAAAAAAGCTTGTTTCCTGTGAAACCGAAGCCGCCAAAGGACTTCAACAAATATCTAATGAACAGGTGCACCTACACCTTACAAAACAACGTGAATCCAGAGCCACAAGTTGACATACCACACAACATGCCGTCGCAAATGGTCAATGAGTTCATGACTCACGAAAAGGAGAG GATGAGATTGCGTATACAACACTTGGTTGAAAAAGAGAAGTTAGTGCTAGCCGTCGAACAAGAAATACTGAGAGTTCATGGGCGTGCCGAACGCGCTGTGGCTAATCAG TCTCTCCCATTTTCGGTGTGCACGATCCTGCGCGATAAAGAAGTATACAACGTGCAGGCGCCGGATCAAGAAGAGAAGCGCAACGCGCAGCGCTCTCGCTGCAACGGACGCCAGATCAACTCGTGGCTACAGGAAGTCGACGACAAGTGGGAAAAAATCAAG GAAGGTATGCTTCGACGTCAGCACACGGAGGCGGAAACGCTGCACGCGGTGCAGCTGATGGGCTGGGAGTGGAAACTCAAGGAGCTGGGTCTGTGCGACTACAAGACCTCGCCCAAGATCGATCCCACGCACGTACCGCAAATACACGTGTCGAATTTTGACTTGCCCGCTTGA
- the LOC123880643 gene encoding ankyrin repeat domain-containing protein 12 isoform X5 has product MPSTSRSRGSGRGPDGAPKSQVIAPMSERQQLALVMQISSQDAPPAAPTPAEERKRTRQQRNERGETPLHVAAIRGDHEQVKKYLDQGEDPDVPDFAGWTALHEACIYGWLQVVAVLVAGHANVNAKGLDDNTPLHDATTSGNLKLVKFLIEHGGDPFAKNKNGKTPADYAVPHIFEYLQSLKDNARAPHTGRTRDDSAKKGCNANSNSDFNKRSNMESLAQGEHFEGKEATSQEKGNVENKDDGTQLSSGVVSSTQDEVVSSSNKRPYVEDSQEAEPAEDELTKRKKRKDNEEREPMAKPAPVARGGTGRILTGSKPPGPASKTGAAPLKSGVNQSAGKVSGASSSGKGVQSQGKGGGAGGKAAQSHQGKSGAAKGASSSQASKQDRKSPVASPKPHQGKDNNDDEEQKAESTAPKVPPLKIVIPGGASGSGSRNEQEGEGRQGGTGQRGSGKGRGSASTLPYVIPCTSTDTGQTSDSSDGNCDDKRTGESTKGQDGDHAPSTSSGSGGRNETGPSVELHPRKRKIKASKDSHSREPKVEAPDSTTVTHNITHSNPYQMYIHIRKQIERRQKSLFPVKPKPPKDFNKYLMNRCTYTLQNNVNPEPQVDIPHNMPSQMVNEFMTHEKERMRLRIQHLVEKEKLVLAVEQEILRVHGRAERAVANQSLPFSVCTILRDKEVYNVQAPDQEEKRNAQRSRCNGRQINSWLQEVDDKWEKIKEGMLRRQHTEAETLHAVQLMGWEWKLKELGLCDYKTSPKIDPTHVPQIHVSNFDLPA; this is encoded by the exons ATGCCGTCGACGTCGCGATCGCGGGGCTCCGGGCGCGGGCCGGACGGCGCGCCGAAGTCCCAAGTCATAGCGCCCATGTCGGAGCGGCAGCAGTTGGCTCTGGTGATGCAAATCTCATCCCAGGATGCCCCTCCAG CCGCTCCGACCCCAGCAGAAGAACGAAAACGTACCAGACAGCAGCGAAATGAACGCGGGGAAACACCTCTACACGTTGCAGCAATCAGAGGTGATCATGAACAAGTCAAGAAATACCTCGACCAAGGGGAAGATCCAGATGTTCCAGACTTTGCTG GTTGGACAGCTCTCCATGAAGCGTGTATTTATGGTTGGTTGCAAGTAGTTGCAGTCCTCGTTGCGGGTCATGCCAATGTTAATGCAAAAGGCTTAGATGACAACACACCACTACATGATGCAACAACTTCTGGCAACCTTAAACTGGTGAAATTTCTAATAGAACACGGTGGTGACCCGTTCGCTAAGAATAAAAATGGAAAGACACCTGCAGATTATGCTGTACCACACATTTTTGAATATCTGCAATCATTAAAAG ATAACGCGAGAGCCCCCCACACTGGTCGCACAAGGGATGACAGTGCCAAGAAAGGTTGCAATGCAAATTCAAACAGTGACTTTAATAAACGAAGCAACATGGAGAGCCTAGCGCAGGGCGAGCATTTTGAGGGCAAGGAAGCCACCTCGCAAGAAAAAGgcaatgttgaaaataaagatg ATGGAACACAGTTAAGTAGTGGGGTGGTATCATCAACTCAAGATGAGGTAGTTTCAAGTAGTAATAAACGGCCATATGTAGAAGATAGTCAAGAAGCTGAGCCGGCAGAGGATGAATTGACGAAACGGAAGAAAAGAAAAGACAATGAGGAAAGAGAACCGATGGCCAAGCCAGCACCTGTGGCCAGGGGTGGCACTGGACG AATCCTAACTGGTAGCAAACCTCCGGGACCGGCGAGCAAAACGGGTGCTGCTCCTCTGAAAAGTGGGGTGAATCAAAGCGCTGGCAAGGTGTCTGGTGCTTCATCGTCGGGGAAGGGAGTACAGTCCCAGGGGAAAGGAGGCGGGGCTGGTGGAAAGGCTGCACAGAGTCATCAG GGTAAATCGGGCGCAGCGAAGGGTGCATCGAGCTCGCAAGCAAGTAAGCAAGATAGGAAGAGTCCTGTGGCGAGTCCGAAGCCGCATCAGGGGAAGGATAACAACGACGATGAAGAGCAGAAGGCCGAATCTACTGCGCCGAAAGTACCGCCGCTGAAAATTGTCATACCAGGTGGAGCTAGTGGCTCAGGCAGTAGGAATGAACAAGAGGGAGAAG GAAGACAAG GCGGAACGGGGCAAAGAGGAAGCGGCAAGGGTCGTGGCAGCGCGTCGACTTTACCCTATGTGATACCGTGCACCAGCACCGACACCGGCCAAACATCCGACAGCTCTGATGGCAATTGCGATGACAAGAGGACCGGCGAGAGTACTAAG GGCCAAGACGGGGATCATGCGCCCTCCACGTCGTCCGGCTCGGGTGGAAGAAACGAAACAG GTCCATCTGTCGAATTGCACCCTCGGAAGCGTAAGATCAAAGCGTCGAAGGACAGCCATTCGCGCGAGCCGAAGGTCGAGGCACCGGACAGCACCACGGTGACGCACAACATCACGCATTCAAACCCCTACCAGATGTACATACACATCCGGAAACAG ATTGAGCGTCGTCAAAAAAGCTTGTTTCCTGTGAAACCGAAGCCGCCAAAGGACTTCAACAAATATCTAATGAACAGGTGCACCTACACCTTACAAAACAACGTGAATCCAGAGCCACAAGTTGACATACCACACAACATGCCGTCGCAAATGGTCAATGAGTTCATGACTCACGAAAAGGAGAG GATGAGATTGCGTATACAACACTTGGTTGAAAAAGAGAAGTTAGTGCTAGCCGTCGAACAAGAAATACTGAGAGTTCATGGGCGTGCCGAACGCGCTGTGGCTAATCAG TCTCTCCCATTTTCGGTGTGCACGATCCTGCGCGATAAAGAAGTATACAACGTGCAGGCGCCGGATCAAGAAGAGAAGCGCAACGCGCAGCGCTCTCGCTGCAACGGACGCCAGATCAACTCGTGGCTACAGGAAGTCGACGACAAGTGGGAAAAAATCAAG GAAGGTATGCTTCGACGTCAGCACACGGAGGCGGAAACGCTGCACGCGGTGCAGCTGATGGGCTGGGAGTGGAAACTCAAGGAGCTGGGTCTGTGCGACTACAAGACCTCGCCCAAGATCGATCCCACGCACGTACCGCAAATACACGTGTCGAATTTTGACTTGCCCGCTTGA
- the LOC123880643 gene encoding ankyrin repeat domain-containing protein 11 isoform X7 — protein sequence MQRRALSHNKDNARAPHTGRTRDDSAKKGCNANSNSDFNKRSNMESLAQGEHFEGKEATSQEKGNVENKDDGTQLSSGVVSSTQDEVVSSSNKRPYVEDSQEAEPAEDELTKRKKRKDNEEREPMAKPAPVARGGTGRILTGSKPPGPASKTGAAPLKSGVNQSAGKVSGASSSGKGVQSQGKGGGAGGKAAQSHQGKSGAAKGASSSQASKQDRKSPVASPKPHQGKDNNDDEEQKAESTAPKVPPLKIVIPGGASGSGSRNEQEGEGRQGGTGQRGSGKGRGSASTLPYVIPCTSTDTGQTSDSSDGNCDDKRTGESTKAGQRVLRSHRTNDGDKDKGRTSPTGSEARSGSGSNQALNSNKSPPRSGQDGDHAPSTSSGSGGRNETGPSVELHPRKRKIKASKDSHSREPKVEAPDSTTVTHNITHSNPYQMYIHIRKQIERRQKSLFPVKPKPPKDFNKYLMNRCTYTLQNNVNPEPQVDIPHNMPSQMVNEFMTHEKERMRLRIQHLVEKEKLVLAVEQEILRVHGRAERAVANQSLPFSVCTILRDKEVYNVQAPDQEEKRNAQRSRCNGRQINSWLQEVDDKWEKIKEGMLRRQHTEAETLHAVQLMGWEWKLKELGLCDYKTSPKIDPTHVPQIHVSNFDLPA from the exons ATGCAAAGAAGAGCGCTCTCGCACAAtaaag ATAACGCGAGAGCCCCCCACACTGGTCGCACAAGGGATGACAGTGCCAAGAAAGGTTGCAATGCAAATTCAAACAGTGACTTTAATAAACGAAGCAACATGGAGAGCCTAGCGCAGGGCGAGCATTTTGAGGGCAAGGAAGCCACCTCGCAAGAAAAAGgcaatgttgaaaataaagatg ATGGAACACAGTTAAGTAGTGGGGTGGTATCATCAACTCAAGATGAGGTAGTTTCAAGTAGTAATAAACGGCCATATGTAGAAGATAGTCAAGAAGCTGAGCCGGCAGAGGATGAATTGACGAAACGGAAGAAAAGAAAAGACAATGAGGAAAGAGAACCGATGGCCAAGCCAGCACCTGTGGCCAGGGGTGGCACTGGACG AATCCTAACTGGTAGCAAACCTCCGGGACCGGCGAGCAAAACGGGTGCTGCTCCTCTGAAAAGTGGGGTGAATCAAAGCGCTGGCAAGGTGTCTGGTGCTTCATCGTCGGGGAAGGGAGTACAGTCCCAGGGGAAAGGAGGCGGGGCTGGTGGAAAGGCTGCACAGAGTCATCAG GGTAAATCGGGCGCAGCGAAGGGTGCATCGAGCTCGCAAGCAAGTAAGCAAGATAGGAAGAGTCCTGTGGCGAGTCCGAAGCCGCATCAGGGGAAGGATAACAACGACGATGAAGAGCAGAAGGCCGAATCTACTGCGCCGAAAGTACCGCCGCTGAAAATTGTCATACCAGGTGGAGCTAGTGGCTCAGGCAGTAGGAATGAACAAGAGGGAGAAG GAAGACAAG GCGGAACGGGGCAAAGAGGAAGCGGCAAGGGTCGTGGCAGCGCGTCGACTTTACCCTATGTGATACCGTGCACCAGCACCGACACCGGCCAAACATCCGACAGCTCTGATGGCAATTGCGATGACAAGAGGACCGGCGAGAGTACTAAG GCAGGACAAAGAGTACTGCGCTCCCACAGAACGAATGACGGTGATAAAGATAAGGGGCGGACCTCTCCAACGGGGTCGGAGGCTCGCTCGGGCTCAGGATCGAATCAGGCTTTGAATTCCAACAAAAGTCCACCGCGCTCT GGCCAAGACGGGGATCATGCGCCCTCCACGTCGTCCGGCTCGGGTGGAAGAAACGAAACAG GTCCATCTGTCGAATTGCACCCTCGGAAGCGTAAGATCAAAGCGTCGAAGGACAGCCATTCGCGCGAGCCGAAGGTCGAGGCACCGGACAGCACCACGGTGACGCACAACATCACGCATTCAAACCCCTACCAGATGTACATACACATCCGGAAACAG ATTGAGCGTCGTCAAAAAAGCTTGTTTCCTGTGAAACCGAAGCCGCCAAAGGACTTCAACAAATATCTAATGAACAGGTGCACCTACACCTTACAAAACAACGTGAATCCAGAGCCACAAGTTGACATACCACACAACATGCCGTCGCAAATGGTCAATGAGTTCATGACTCACGAAAAGGAGAG GATGAGATTGCGTATACAACACTTGGTTGAAAAAGAGAAGTTAGTGCTAGCCGTCGAACAAGAAATACTGAGAGTTCATGGGCGTGCCGAACGCGCTGTGGCTAATCAG TCTCTCCCATTTTCGGTGTGCACGATCCTGCGCGATAAAGAAGTATACAACGTGCAGGCGCCGGATCAAGAAGAGAAGCGCAACGCGCAGCGCTCTCGCTGCAACGGACGCCAGATCAACTCGTGGCTACAGGAAGTCGACGACAAGTGGGAAAAAATCAAG GAAGGTATGCTTCGACGTCAGCACACGGAGGCGGAAACGCTGCACGCGGTGCAGCTGATGGGCTGGGAGTGGAAACTCAAGGAGCTGGGTCTGTGCGACTACAAGACCTCGCCCAAGATCGATCCCACGCACGTACCGCAAATACACGTGTCGAATTTTGACTTGCCCGCTTGA
- the LOC123880643 gene encoding ankyrin repeat domain-containing protein 12 isoform X6, which produces MPSTSRSRGSGRGPDGAPKSQVIAPMSERQQLALVMQISSQDAPPAAPTPAEERKRTRQQRNERGETPLHVAAIRGDHEQVKKYLDQGEDPDVPDFAGWTALHEACIYGWLQVVAVLVAGHANVNAKGLDDNTPLHDATTSGNLKLVKFLIEHGGDPFAKNKNGKTPADYAVPHIFEYLQSLKDGTQLSSGVVSSTQDEVVSSSNKRPYVEDSQEAEPAEDELTKRKKRKDNEEREPMAKPAPVARGGTGRILTGSKPPGPASKTGAAPLKSGVNQSAGKVSGASSSGKGVQSQGKGGGAGGKAAQSHQGKSGAAKGASSSQASKQDRKSPVASPKPHQGKDNNDDEEQKAESTAPKVPPLKIVIPGGASGSGSRNEQEGEGRQGGTGQRGSGKGRGSASTLPYVIPCTSTDTGQTSDSSDGNCDDKRTGESTKAGQRVLRSHRTNDGDKDKGRTSPTGSEARSGSGSNQALNSNKSPPRSGQDGDHAPSTSSGSGGRNETGPSVELHPRKRKIKASKDSHSREPKVEAPDSTTVTHNITHSNPYQMYIHIRKQIERRQKSLFPVKPKPPKDFNKYLMNRCTYTLQNNVNPEPQVDIPHNMPSQMVNEFMTHEKERMRLRIQHLVEKEKLVLAVEQEILRVHGRAERAVANQSLPFSVCTILRDKEVYNVQAPDQEEKRNAQRSRCNGRQINSWLQEVDDKWEKIKEGMLRRQHTEAETLHAVQLMGWEWKLKELGLCDYKTSPKIDPTHVPQIHVSNFDLPA; this is translated from the exons ATGCCGTCGACGTCGCGATCGCGGGGCTCCGGGCGCGGGCCGGACGGCGCGCCGAAGTCCCAAGTCATAGCGCCCATGTCGGAGCGGCAGCAGTTGGCTCTGGTGATGCAAATCTCATCCCAGGATGCCCCTCCAG CCGCTCCGACCCCAGCAGAAGAACGAAAACGTACCAGACAGCAGCGAAATGAACGCGGGGAAACACCTCTACACGTTGCAGCAATCAGAGGTGATCATGAACAAGTCAAGAAATACCTCGACCAAGGGGAAGATCCAGATGTTCCAGACTTTGCTG GTTGGACAGCTCTCCATGAAGCGTGTATTTATGGTTGGTTGCAAGTAGTTGCAGTCCTCGTTGCGGGTCATGCCAATGTTAATGCAAAAGGCTTAGATGACAACACACCACTACATGATGCAACAACTTCTGGCAACCTTAAACTGGTGAAATTTCTAATAGAACACGGTGGTGACCCGTTCGCTAAGAATAAAAATGGAAAGACACCTGCAGATTATGCTGTACCACACATTTTTGAATATCTGCAATCATTAAAAG ATGGAACACAGTTAAGTAGTGGGGTGGTATCATCAACTCAAGATGAGGTAGTTTCAAGTAGTAATAAACGGCCATATGTAGAAGATAGTCAAGAAGCTGAGCCGGCAGAGGATGAATTGACGAAACGGAAGAAAAGAAAAGACAATGAGGAAAGAGAACCGATGGCCAAGCCAGCACCTGTGGCCAGGGGTGGCACTGGACG AATCCTAACTGGTAGCAAACCTCCGGGACCGGCGAGCAAAACGGGTGCTGCTCCTCTGAAAAGTGGGGTGAATCAAAGCGCTGGCAAGGTGTCTGGTGCTTCATCGTCGGGGAAGGGAGTACAGTCCCAGGGGAAAGGAGGCGGGGCTGGTGGAAAGGCTGCACAGAGTCATCAG GGTAAATCGGGCGCAGCGAAGGGTGCATCGAGCTCGCAAGCAAGTAAGCAAGATAGGAAGAGTCCTGTGGCGAGTCCGAAGCCGCATCAGGGGAAGGATAACAACGACGATGAAGAGCAGAAGGCCGAATCTACTGCGCCGAAAGTACCGCCGCTGAAAATTGTCATACCAGGTGGAGCTAGTGGCTCAGGCAGTAGGAATGAACAAGAGGGAGAAG GAAGACAAG GCGGAACGGGGCAAAGAGGAAGCGGCAAGGGTCGTGGCAGCGCGTCGACTTTACCCTATGTGATACCGTGCACCAGCACCGACACCGGCCAAACATCCGACAGCTCTGATGGCAATTGCGATGACAAGAGGACCGGCGAGAGTACTAAG GCAGGACAAAGAGTACTGCGCTCCCACAGAACGAATGACGGTGATAAAGATAAGGGGCGGACCTCTCCAACGGGGTCGGAGGCTCGCTCGGGCTCAGGATCGAATCAGGCTTTGAATTCCAACAAAAGTCCACCGCGCTCT GGCCAAGACGGGGATCATGCGCCCTCCACGTCGTCCGGCTCGGGTGGAAGAAACGAAACAG GTCCATCTGTCGAATTGCACCCTCGGAAGCGTAAGATCAAAGCGTCGAAGGACAGCCATTCGCGCGAGCCGAAGGTCGAGGCACCGGACAGCACCACGGTGACGCACAACATCACGCATTCAAACCCCTACCAGATGTACATACACATCCGGAAACAG ATTGAGCGTCGTCAAAAAAGCTTGTTTCCTGTGAAACCGAAGCCGCCAAAGGACTTCAACAAATATCTAATGAACAGGTGCACCTACACCTTACAAAACAACGTGAATCCAGAGCCACAAGTTGACATACCACACAACATGCCGTCGCAAATGGTCAATGAGTTCATGACTCACGAAAAGGAGAG GATGAGATTGCGTATACAACACTTGGTTGAAAAAGAGAAGTTAGTGCTAGCCGTCGAACAAGAAATACTGAGAGTTCATGGGCGTGCCGAACGCGCTGTGGCTAATCAG TCTCTCCCATTTTCGGTGTGCACGATCCTGCGCGATAAAGAAGTATACAACGTGCAGGCGCCGGATCAAGAAGAGAAGCGCAACGCGCAGCGCTCTCGCTGCAACGGACGCCAGATCAACTCGTGGCTACAGGAAGTCGACGACAAGTGGGAAAAAATCAAG GAAGGTATGCTTCGACGTCAGCACACGGAGGCGGAAACGCTGCACGCGGTGCAGCTGATGGGCTGGGAGTGGAAACTCAAGGAGCTGGGTCTGTGCGACTACAAGACCTCGCCCAAGATCGATCCCACGCACGTACCGCAAATACACGTGTCGAATTTTGACTTGCCCGCTTGA